A window from Fibrobacter sp. UWB11 encodes these proteins:
- a CDS encoding SPOR domain-containing protein → MAKYFIQNLVITGALCAFATTTSFAQAAQTLASAQKAYVNGNWKEAAAAYEQVCPTQAESLRTECYLWNILALSQTGVAADFSKAGKRLDSLIDKTNPQQAIYADLMMTKAQFQMYLGRYNKAAESLVHAIETSQPHQVTVLQKVCAAVQDRAHSEELNEACKDLGNPEAREARKVKAEQAAKAEQPKTAESKPQATETKATEVATAAPKTEATEAKPVEEKSAWQLQLGAFGVKSNADLLVDNLKKRNISCTITQNTLESGKVLYIVRTGPFDTKENAVDYGAKKLAPLNVEFRPMLVKQAL, encoded by the coding sequence ATGGCTAAATATTTTATTCAAAATTTGGTTATTACAGGCGCACTGTGCGCTTTTGCTACAACAACATCCTTCGCGCAAGCCGCACAAACACTGGCTTCAGCACAAAAAGCATATGTCAACGGCAACTGGAAAGAAGCGGCTGCCGCATACGAACAAGTCTGCCCAACACAGGCCGAATCCTTACGTACCGAATGTTACCTTTGGAACATCCTCGCCCTTTCGCAAACGGGTGTCGCAGCTGATTTCAGCAAAGCAGGCAAGCGCCTCGATAGTCTCATAGACAAGACAAACCCGCAGCAAGCCATTTACGCCGATCTTATGATGACCAAGGCACAATTCCAGATGTACCTCGGCCGCTACAACAAAGCCGCAGAATCTCTCGTGCATGCCATCGAAACTTCGCAGCCGCATCAGGTCACCGTGCTGCAAAAAGTCTGCGCCGCCGTACAAGACCGCGCCCACAGCGAAGAATTGAACGAAGCCTGCAAGGACCTCGGCAATCCCGAAGCTCGCGAAGCCCGCAAAGTCAAGGCTGAACAAGCCGCAAAAGCAGAACAGCCAAAAACAGCAGAATCTAAGCCACAAGCTACAGAAACAAAGGCCACAGAAGTTGCAACGGCAGCCCCCAAAACAGAAGCAACAGAAGCAAAGCCTGTCGAAGAAAAATCCGCATGGCAGCTGCAACTGGGCGCATTTGGCGTCAAGTCCAACGCCGACCTGCTCGTAGATAACCTGAAAAAGCGCAATATATCTTGCACCATTACGCAAAATACTCTAGAAAGCGGCAAAGTGCTTTACATCGTGCGCACCGGTCCATTTGATACAAAGGAAAATGCAGTGGATTACGGAGCCAAGAAACTAGCCCCGCTGAACGTTGAATTCAGGCCAATGCTTGTAAAGCAAGCTCTCTAA
- the panD gene encoding aspartate 1-decarboxylase has product MQLELLKSKIHRATVTDANLNYEGSITIARDLMDAAGILPFEKVGVLDVNNGSRLDTYVIEGKAGSGVICLNGAAARLVQPGDLVIIVAYATMSPEEAKTWKPTVIRVNGKNEIIEKI; this is encoded by the coding sequence ATGCAGCTAGAATTACTTAAAAGCAAAATTCATCGCGCTACAGTAACTGATGCAAACCTCAACTACGAGGGTTCAATTACTATTGCTCGCGATTTGATGGATGCAGCAGGCATCCTCCCCTTCGAAAAGGTTGGCGTCCTTGATGTCAACAATGGTTCTCGCCTTGATACTTATGTCATCGAAGGCAAAGCTGGTTCTGGCGTTATCTGCCTGAACGGTGCAGCCGCTCGATTGGTTCAGCCAGGCGACCTCGTCATTATTGTTGCTTACGCAACCATGTCCCCGGAAGAAGCCAAGACATGGAAACCAACCGTCATCCGCGTCAACGGCAAGAACGAAATCATCGAAAAGATTTAG
- a CDS encoding flotillin family protein: protein MPENILYVIIAVAILLIICIFTMSYIKAAPDEAIIVSGLRKLPKVIIGRAGLRIPFFERADHLSLQLIQIDVKTGSPVPTKDYINVSVDAVVTAKISDNPERLKSSAQNFLNKKPEDIRAMIVDILEGNMREIVGRMQLVDLVGDRKQVSELVLENAIPDLEKLGIVVQTFNIQNFEDANGVIENLGVDKTSAIRKAAAISKANAERDISVAQSQAKKEANDAAVAAELEIAQKQNDLAVKKANLQKISDTEKAIADAAYEIQKQTQQKEINVAQAEAEVAKQEKEIEIRERMVMVTEKELKAQIEKKAEADRQAQIQRSEAELFQQQKDAEAIRYKEEQRAKAIKQIAEAEKEKAFAEAEATKAKALAEAEATKAKGLAEAEAIKAQGLAEAEALNKKAEAMKLYGDAARQEMQLKTIEKYFEQMPQIASAIAKPMEKIGNITMYGEGNTAKLTGDITKTLTQVTNGLTDSLGIDLRTVLGSMFGAKLAGVTKNDDQKSDNNNK from the coding sequence ATGCCAGAAAATATCCTATACGTAATTATTGCAGTTGCAATCCTTTTAATCATCTGCATTTTCACGATGTCATATATCAAGGCCGCCCCAGACGAAGCTATTATCGTATCGGGGCTTCGGAAACTTCCGAAAGTCATCATCGGTAGAGCAGGGCTCAGAATCCCGTTCTTCGAACGAGCCGACCATCTTTCATTGCAATTGATTCAGATTGACGTGAAAACAGGTAGCCCCGTCCCGACAAAGGACTACATCAACGTCTCTGTCGACGCCGTCGTGACCGCCAAGATTTCGGACAATCCAGAACGTCTCAAATCCTCTGCACAGAACTTCTTGAACAAGAAGCCCGAAGACATTCGCGCCATGATTGTCGATATTCTCGAAGGTAACATGCGTGAAATTGTAGGCCGTATGCAACTCGTAGACCTCGTGGGTGACCGCAAGCAGGTCTCTGAACTCGTGCTCGAAAACGCCATCCCGGACCTTGAAAAGCTCGGTATCGTGGTGCAGACGTTCAACATCCAGAATTTTGAAGATGCCAACGGCGTGATTGAAAACCTCGGTGTCGATAAGACCTCTGCCATTCGCAAGGCAGCCGCCATTTCCAAAGCTAATGCCGAAAGAGACATCAGCGTCGCTCAATCGCAGGCCAAGAAAGAAGCTAACGATGCCGCCGTTGCTGCAGAACTCGAAATTGCACAAAAGCAAAACGATCTTGCCGTGAAGAAAGCAAACCTGCAGAAGATTTCTGACACCGAAAAAGCTATTGCAGATGCAGCTTACGAAATCCAGAAGCAGACTCAGCAAAAGGAAATCAACGTTGCTCAGGCTGAAGCTGAAGTCGCCAAGCAAGAAAAGGAAATCGAAATTCGCGAACGCATGGTCATGGTGACGGAAAAGGAACTTAAGGCCCAAATCGAAAAGAAAGCCGAAGCCGACCGCCAAGCACAAATCCAGCGCTCCGAAGCAGAACTATTCCAACAGCAGAAAGACGCTGAAGCTATCCGCTATAAGGAAGAACAACGCGCCAAGGCAATCAAGCAAATTGCAGAAGCAGAAAAGGAAAAGGCATTCGCCGAAGCTGAAGCAACAAAGGCAAAAGCATTAGCAGAAGCCGAAGCAACAAAGGCAAAGGGTCTCGCCGAAGCTGAAGCCATCAAGGCTCAAGGTCTCGCCGAAGCTGAAGCGCTCAACAAGAAGGCCGAAGCCATGAAGCTCTACGGTGACGCAGCCCGCCAAGAAATGCAGCTCAAGACGATTGAAAAATACTTCGAGCAGATGCCGCAGATTGCATCTGCCATTGCAAAGCCGATGGAAAAGATTGGCAACATCACCATGTACGGCGAAGGCAATACAGCAAAGCTCACGGGTGACATCACCAAGACGCTCACGCAGGTCACGAACGGTCTCACCGATTCGCTCGGCATTGACCTCCGTACTGTACTTGGCTCCATGTTCGGTGCAAAACTCGCCGGAGTCACCAAAAACGACGATCAAAAAAGCGACAACAATAACAAATAA
- a CDS encoding LytR C-terminal domain-containing protein: MFHNYSKALHLNFAVGVSSAVFAAFLFAGCEEEKPAPVVREVRRIKGEVEVLNSCSMKGAAVKMRTFLRDNGFDVVHIDNERLQNYDETIIVLRNPEWEGAQALAATLKTKNVLVLVNKNATVDAVVHTGRDFQQIVEPDQGEQNDSNK, translated from the coding sequence ATGTTCCACAACTATTCTAAAGCGCTCCACCTAAACTTTGCCGTAGGAGTTTCTTCGGCTGTTTTTGCCGCATTCCTCTTTGCAGGTTGCGAAGAAGAAAAGCCAGCTCCCGTCGTACGTGAAGTTCGCCGAATCAAAGGCGAAGTAGAAGTGCTGAATAGCTGCAGCATGAAAGGCGCCGCCGTAAAAATGCGCACGTTCTTGCGAGACAACGGATTTGACGTCGTCCATATCGACAACGAACGTCTCCAGAACTATGACGAGACCATCATTGTGCTCAGGAACCCGGAATGGGAAGGGGCCCAAGCTCTCGCCGCTACATTAAAAACAAAAAATGTTCTGGTCCTTGTAAACAAGAATGCAACGGTCGATGCCGTAGTGCATACCGGAAGAGATTTTCAACAAATAGTAGAACCCGATCAGGGAGAACAAAATGACAGCAACAAATAA
- the rsfS gene encoding ribosome silencing factor, with the protein MTATNNQDFSETVKLGAGILFELRAQNVQLIDLRGVKNEADYFLIATCESEAQMQAILNELTKEFKARKLHYIGVEYKEGVRWAIFDAGLDLMVHLFEEEKRNEISFERLYADGKLMNLDEHDFIRENEKKSGDDNELI; encoded by the coding sequence ATGACAGCAACAAATAACCAAGATTTTTCTGAAACCGTTAAGCTTGGTGCAGGTATCCTTTTTGAACTTCGCGCCCAAAACGTGCAGCTCATCGACCTCCGAGGAGTCAAGAACGAAGCAGATTACTTCCTCATCGCAACTTGCGAAAGCGAAGCCCAAATGCAGGCAATTTTGAACGAACTCACCAAGGAGTTCAAGGCTCGCAAGCTCCATTATATCGGTGTTGAATACAAGGAAGGCGTGCGTTGGGCAATCTTTGACGCAGGTCTTGACCTGATGGTTCACCTGTTCGAAGAAGAAAAGAGAAACGAAATTTCCTTTGAACGTCTGTACGCAGACGGTAAACTCATGAACCTTGATGAGCATGACTTCATCCGCGAAAACGAAAAGAAGTCTGGAGACGACAATGAACTCATTTAA
- the argS gene encoding arginine--tRNA ligase, producing the protein MNSFNAEIAKALAATGAFAEDAALKLISVPPDTSHGNFTIPCFSLAKTLRKAPKLIAEDLAAQVKLPAGLSKVEAVNGYLNFFIDRNFLAKETLSEIAAKGLEYGHAAPNGKVVCIDYSSPNIGKELAFHHLRSTMIGNSLSRIYKAAGYKVERINHLGDWGTAFGKLIVMYLREKLPTDDATLDALTVKELNILYASFSKVSKEEPGLEDEARAAFTKLEQGDAFYRKLWLAFRAATLKELMRIYDMMGVSFDHYTGESFFEDKIPAVLDELREKNLMVNSQERDVVMLDEFDLNPCLIRKSDGSTLYATRDLAAAIYRKKEYNFDKCLYVVDLGQALHFKQVFHVLKKMGREWYKDMYHIPFGVILQMVDGKWEKGKTRTGTASLLRDVIEAAQKKILEFIDEKNPTLENKELIARQIGISALTFNDLKNSRLKDVRFDWDAVMSFEGDTGPYVQNAHVRLCSIMRKAGYTVNVADVDYAQLTDDAAYSLINILAKKGEKILAAVKDDEPSVLAQYALEIAEAAHKFIHEDRVLGSAEEKSRLFLVQSTQIVLENVLDLLGLFPIRQM; encoded by the coding sequence ATGAACTCATTTAATGCAGAAATCGCAAAGGCACTTGCCGCTACCGGAGCATTTGCTGAAGATGCCGCATTGAAACTTATTTCCGTACCGCCTGATACCAGCCACGGAAACTTCACCATCCCGTGTTTTTCTCTTGCAAAGACACTCCGCAAGGCCCCGAAGCTTATCGCCGAAGACCTCGCGGCACAGGTGAAACTCCCTGCGGGACTTTCCAAGGTCGAAGCGGTTAACGGTTATCTGAACTTTTTCATTGACCGCAACTTCCTTGCTAAGGAAACGTTGAGCGAAATCGCCGCCAAGGGCTTGGAATATGGTCACGCAGCTCCGAATGGCAAGGTTGTCTGCATAGACTACAGCTCCCCGAACATCGGTAAGGAACTCGCGTTCCACCACCTGCGTTCCACAATGATCGGAAACTCGCTTTCCCGCATCTACAAGGCTGCCGGTTACAAGGTCGAACGCATCAACCACTTGGGCGACTGGGGCACGGCCTTCGGTAAGCTCATCGTGATGTACCTCCGCGAAAAGCTCCCGACTGACGACGCAACGCTCGATGCACTCACCGTGAAGGAACTCAACATCCTTTACGCTAGCTTCTCCAAGGTTTCTAAAGAAGAACCCGGTCTCGAAGATGAAGCTCGCGCCGCATTCACCAAGCTCGAACAGGGCGATGCCTTCTATCGCAAGCTGTGGCTCGCATTCCGTGCCGCAACGCTCAAGGAACTCATGCGCATTTACGACATGATGGGCGTTAGCTTTGATCACTACACCGGTGAATCTTTCTTTGAAGACAAAATCCCGGCAGTACTCGACGAACTGCGTGAAAAGAATTTGATGGTCAACAGCCAGGAACGCGACGTGGTAATGCTCGACGAATTCGACTTGAATCCGTGCCTTATTCGTAAGAGCGATGGATCCACGTTGTACGCAACCCGCGACCTCGCAGCCGCCATCTACCGCAAAAAAGAATACAACTTCGACAAGTGCCTTTACGTGGTGGACCTTGGACAAGCACTCCACTTCAAGCAGGTGTTCCACGTGCTCAAGAAGATGGGCCGTGAATGGTACAAGGACATGTACCACATTCCGTTCGGCGTTATCCTCCAAATGGTCGATGGCAAGTGGGAAAAGGGCAAGACACGTACTGGTACGGCAAGTCTCCTCCGCGACGTGATCGAAGCTGCCCAGAAGAAAATTCTCGAATTCATCGACGAAAAGAATCCGACTCTCGAAAACAAGGAACTCATCGCACGCCAGATCGGTATTTCCGCACTCACCTTCAACGACTTGAAGAACAGCCGCCTGAAGGACGTCCGTTTCGACTGGGATGCCGTCATGAGCTTCGAAGGTGACACAGGTCCGTATGTGCAGAATGCCCATGTGCGTCTTTGCAGCATCATGCGCAAGGCCGGTTACACCGTGAACGTTGCCGACGTGGATTACGCACAGCTTACCGATGATGCCGCCTATAGCCTCATCAACATTCTCGCAAAGAAGGGCGAAAAGATTCTCGCCGCCGTCAAGGACGATGAACCGAGCGTACTCGCGCAATACGCACTCGAAATTGCCGAAGCCGCACACAAGTTCATCCACGAAGACCGCGTGCTCGGATCCGCCGAAGAAAAGTCCAGACTTTTCCTCGTACAATCTACGCAGATTGTGCTCGAAAATGTCCTCGACTTGCTAGGCCTCTTCCCGATTCGCCAGATGTAA
- a CDS encoding fibrobacter succinogenes major paralogous domain-containing protein: protein MEKFKLFKLGICSVLMLSVAQVFAAPPKTWDAIFNAEGQGDYAAAKIDGDIRFGQYTHYKNVQPVSFRVLDDKFDFSVAGNMTVPAKLVEDPAFYDNCRNTMEAWISYFDKPRKFGNEDLIINIAGVDFACGNDLFNIYDLRIKFTNPQAQKAWVAELEGRQKYKREQLSAFRKAEQEHRAVIRDKSTSFTDPRDGQVYRIIKVEGREWFAQNVNYNVEGHSWCYEDKDSYCARSGRLYDLEGARKACPEGWHLPRDREWSDMLKGLTGCYDGVDKCGNFATKMKATTGWQGGGGTDEYGFTVFSSGYRKILGKSTVRYEDMGEYAGFWSAQNGRNETIWLWAMGRMSDQMVRQLVPATAKNNGYSVRCINGN, encoded by the coding sequence ATGGAGAAATTTAAATTGTTCAAATTAGGAATTTGCTCTGTGCTTATGCTGTCTGTTGCGCAGGTTTTTGCGGCTCCACCGAAAACGTGGGACGCTATTTTTAATGCCGAAGGGCAGGGCGATTATGCCGCTGCGAAGATTGACGGTGACATCCGTTTTGGTCAATACACTCATTACAAGAATGTCCAGCCGGTTTCGTTCCGCGTTTTGGATGACAAGTTTGATTTTTCTGTTGCGGGTAACATGACTGTTCCTGCTAAGTTGGTCGAAGACCCGGCTTTTTACGACAACTGCCGCAATACAATGGAAGCCTGGATTTCTTATTTCGACAAGCCGCGTAAATTTGGCAATGAAGATCTTATCATCAATATTGCTGGTGTAGATTTTGCATGCGGTAACGATTTGTTCAATATCTACGATTTGCGTATAAAGTTTACAAATCCGCAAGCCCAGAAAGCTTGGGTGGCAGAACTCGAAGGCCGTCAGAAATACAAGCGCGAACAGCTTTCTGCTTTCCGCAAGGCTGAACAGGAACACCGCGCTGTAATTCGTGACAAGTCTACTTCTTTTACCGACCCGCGTGACGGACAAGTTTATCGTATCATCAAGGTGGAAGGCCGTGAATGGTTTGCTCAGAACGTGAACTACAATGTCGAAGGTCATTCCTGGTGCTATGAAGACAAGGATTCTTACTGCGCCCGTAGCGGTCGTTTGTACGACTTGGAAGGTGCCCGCAAGGCTTGTCCGGAAGGCTGGCATTTGCCGCGTGACCGCGAATGGTCTGACATGCTCAAGGGCCTCACGGGTTGCTACGATGGTGTTGACAAGTGCGGTAACTTTGCAACAAAGATGAAGGCTACGACTGGTTGGCAGGGCGGTGGCGGTACCGACGAATACGGCTTTACCGTTTTCTCTTCGGGCTATCGCAAAATTCTCGGCAAGTCTACCGTGCGCTACGAAGACATGGGCGAATATGCCGGCTTCTGGAGTGCTCAGAATGGTCGTAACGAAACGATTTGGCTGTGGGCTATGGGCCGTATGAGTGACCAGATGGTTCGCCAGCTCGTTCCGGCTACTGCTAAGAACAACGGATACTCCGTCCGCTGCATCAACGGTAACTAG
- the purU gene encoding formyltetrahydrofolate deformylase: MTRYILQILCPDQKGLIAGTTQVLAKAGANIIDLQQHTAKDIETFFLRAVFDIESDDVPEVKRHLETIAPHLQLNWKLFDTSKTERVAIFVSKTDHCLYDLLLKHRDGDLPCEFSCIVGNHPDLGPVGGSFGVPFYYVPSNPDKSIPENRFREIIEETKTDTIVLARYMQILSENFTEEFKYRIINIHHGFLPAFKGAKPYHQAWHKGVKIIGATAHFATEDLDQGPIICQDIQRVPETASIDELVELGKDIEKRTLSQALKLWLEHRVFVHAGRTFIL, encoded by the coding sequence ATGACTCGTTACATTCTTCAAATTCTTTGTCCCGACCAAAAAGGGCTTATTGCCGGCACAACGCAAGTTCTTGCCAAAGCCGGAGCTAATATCATCGACCTCCAGCAACATACCGCCAAGGATATCGAAACTTTTTTCTTGCGCGCCGTATTCGACATTGAGTCAGACGACGTTCCCGAAGTCAAAAGACATCTCGAGACCATCGCCCCGCACCTCCAGCTCAACTGGAAACTTTTCGACACCTCCAAGACCGAACGCGTTGCCATTTTCGTATCCAAGACCGACCATTGCCTTTACGACTTGCTTCTCAAGCACCGCGATGGCGACCTTCCCTGCGAATTCAGTTGCATCGTCGGCAACCACCCGGACCTTGGCCCCGTAGGCGGCTCCTTTGGCGTACCGTTCTACTATGTGCCGTCCAACCCGGATAAGAGCATTCCCGAAAACCGTTTCCGCGAAATTATCGAAGAAACGAAAACCGATACAATCGTCCTCGCCCGCTACATGCAGATTTTGAGCGAGAACTTTACCGAAGAATTCAAGTACCGCATCATCAACATCCACCACGGGTTCCTCCCGGCATTCAAGGGTGCGAAGCCTTATCACCAGGCATGGCACAAGGGTGTGAAGATTATCGGTGCAACAGCGCACTTTGCCACAGAGGACCTTGACCAAGGTCCAATCATTTGCCAAGACATCCAGCGCGTTCCTGAAACCGCAAGCATCGATGAACTTGTTGAACTCGGCAAGGACATCGAAAAGCGCACGCTTTCACAAGCGCTCAAACTCTGGCTTGAACACCGCGTGTTTGTTCACGCCGGCAGAACGTTTATTCTCTAG
- the pyrE gene encoding orotate phosphoribosyltransferase: MNNTDTFVHFLVESGALKFGNFVTKSGRETPYFINTGEFRTGASLSKLAEFYAAAFMVHFDGKAQNLYGPAYKGIPLCAATAMKLSDLYAQNLTFTYNRKEVKDHGEGGSLVGYKYTEKTNVVIIEDVITAGTSVNETMQALSQIENANVVGLLISVDRKEKLENGKSALQTVQDEYGIEAHSIVNINNIIAFLENEENRKAINAPEGILDRVYAYREKWGAV, encoded by the coding sequence ATGAACAATACAGATACTTTTGTACACTTTCTCGTAGAATCTGGCGCCCTCAAGTTCGGCAACTTCGTGACCAAGAGCGGTCGCGAAACGCCTTACTTTATCAACACCGGAGAGTTCCGCACGGGAGCATCCCTTTCTAAGCTCGCCGAATTTTACGCAGCAGCATTCATGGTTCACTTCGACGGTAAAGCCCAGAACCTTTACGGTCCGGCCTACAAGGGCATCCCACTTTGCGCCGCAACCGCAATGAAGCTTTCTGACCTTTATGCCCAGAACCTGACGTTCACGTACAACAGAAAAGAAGTTAAGGATCACGGTGAAGGAGGCTCTCTCGTCGGTTACAAGTACACCGAAAAGACGAATGTTGTCATCATCGAAGACGTGATTACCGCAGGTACATCCGTCAACGAAACGATGCAGGCTCTTTCGCAAATCGAAAATGCAAACGTCGTCGGTCTTTTGATTTCTGTAGACCGTAAGGAAAAGCTCGAAAACGGCAAGTCCGCACTCCAGACTGTTCAAGATGAATACGGCATCGAAGCCCATTCCATCGTGAACATCAACAACATCATAGCATTCCTCGAAAACGAAGAAAACCGCAAGGCCATCAACGCTCCCGAAGGAATCCTTGATCGAGTCTACGCTTACCGTGAAAAGTGGGGCGCAGTCTAA
- a CDS encoding DEAD/DEAH box helicase, with protein MSDEIKEETKERVNPFLTPVKIIEPKNKLPDYTFDMLPEEQKAILREHGWTELMPVQRKSIPYMLAARDMLVQSKTGSGKTGAYALPLLQVIVRDHPYPQALILVPTRELCIQVQEEFEKLSKGTGIKSVAIFGGVSYEPQIKALRSGVHVIVATPGRLMDHIQRGNVDLLSIRDLVLDEADEMLSMGFYPDMQKIRKYLPKAISCTMYSATIPQTVKSLAREFQRPGADFLSLSYDKVIANNLEHRYYTCDVMEKDSMTIKVLEYYNPESCMIFCNYKRDVSYLEQVLSGYGFEVGALSGDVAQSLREKTLNAFRDKKLKILICTDVAARGIDVDHVTHVIVYDHPADHEVYVHRSGRTARAGRSGLCISLITPVEEIDLRQTAVDFGINFIKMDPLTNDEIAKKVSERTKVRLEEVRKHFGGQKATERISRMLPLVKDLANGTTDDQMLLAYLLDRFAWKK; from the coding sequence ATGAGTGACGAAATTAAAGAAGAAACGAAAGAAAGAGTAAATCCGTTTTTAACGCCTGTCAAAATTATCGAGCCCAAGAACAAGCTCCCCGATTATACGTTTGATATGCTCCCCGAAGAACAGAAGGCTATTCTCCGGGAACACGGCTGGACCGAACTGATGCCTGTCCAGCGCAAATCCATCCCTTACATGCTCGCCGCCCGCGATATGCTCGTGCAATCGAAGACGGGTTCGGGCAAGACGGGCGCATACGCCCTCCCGCTTTTGCAGGTCATTGTCCGTGACCATCCGTATCCGCAGGCACTTATCCTTGTGCCGACTCGAGAACTCTGCATCCAAGTGCAAGAAGAATTCGAAAAACTCTCGAAGGGTACCGGCATCAAGTCTGTCGCCATCTTTGGCGGCGTGAGCTATGAACCGCAAATCAAGGCACTCCGTTCCGGTGTACATGTTATCGTCGCCACTCCAGGCCGTTTGATGGACCATATCCAGCGCGGTAACGTAGACTTGCTTTCCATTCGCGACCTCGTCCTTGACGAAGCCGACGAAATGCTCTCAATGGGTTTCTACCCCGACATGCAGAAGATCCGCAAGTACTTGCCGAAGGCAATCTCTTGCACAATGTACAGCGCCACGATTCCGCAAACGGTCAAGAGCCTTGCCCGCGAATTCCAGCGTCCGGGTGCCGATTTCCTTTCGCTCAGCTACGACAAGGTCATCGCAAACAACCTCGAACACCGCTACTACACTTGCGACGTGATGGAAAAGGATTCCATGACCATCAAGGTTCTGGAATACTACAATCCTGAAAGTTGCATGATTTTCTGCAACTACAAGCGCGACGTGAGCTACCTCGAACAGGTGCTTTCCGGTTACGGTTTTGAAGTTGGCGCATTGAGTGGCGACGTGGCGCAGAGCCTCCGCGAAAAGACACTCAACGCCTTCCGCGACAAGAAGCTCAAGATTCTCATCTGCACAGACGTTGCCGCCCGCGGTATCGACGTGGACCACGTGACGCACGTGATTGTCTATGACCACCCCGCCGACCACGAAGTCTATGTGCACCGCAGCGGACGTACCGCCCGTGCAGGCCGCAGTGGTCTCTGCATTTCGCTCATCACACCGGTCGAAGAAATCGATTTGCGCCAGACTGCAGTTGATTTCGGTATCAACTTCATCAAGATGGACCCGCTCACGAACGACGAAATCGCAAAGAAGGTGAGCGAACGTACCAAGGTCCGCCTCGAAGAAGTCCGCAAGCACTTCGGCGGTCAAAAAGCAACCGAACGCATCAGCCGCATGCTCCCGCTCGTAAAAGACCTTGCGAACGGCACGACCGACGACCAAATGCTACTTGCCTACCTGCTCGACAGATTCGCATGGAAAAAGTAG
- a CDS encoding four helix bundle protein, translating to MREYHSLEIWKRSHQFTLNVYELTKTFFPKEELFVLTSQLRRSVTSIPTNIAEGCGRKTNTELARFLQISLGSAAESEYQLLLAKDLHYISDDIFNKFNSEIIEIKKMLNAFIQHLPPDAKSEIKPNP from the coding sequence ATGCGAGAATACCATTCTCTTGAAATATGGAAAAGAAGCCATCAATTCACACTTAATGTGTATGAATTGACTAAAACCTTTTTTCCAAAAGAAGAACTTTTTGTTCTAACCTCACAACTTAGACGATCTGTAACATCAATTCCAACTAATATCGCAGAAGGTTGTGGAAGAAAGACAAATACTGAATTAGCAAGATTTCTTCAGATATCACTAGGTTCTGCGGCTGAATCAGAATATCAATTACTACTTGCAAAAGATTTACATTACATAAGTGACGATATTTTTAACAAGTTTAATTCAGAAATCATCGAAATAAAGAAAATGCTCAACGCGTTTATTCAACATCTACCCCCAGATGCAAAATCTGAAATTAAACCTAACCCCTAA
- the map gene encoding type I methionyl aminopeptidase translates to MAKIKVKSAKEIELIRDAGALAAETLIRAGEMCKPGVSTLEIDEFIGDYTRQHKGISACMGYHGYPRYACISINEVVCHGIPNANTILKDGDIVNIDITTILSGYHGDTSAMFCVGKVSDIARELVDTAKFCMEEGIRAAGERGAHWNDIGCAIQDIADEHGFSVVEDYCGHGIGRGFHEEPTVYHFRNYERCPFIEVGNVFTVEPMLNVGRPGTKTLADGWTAVTRDGSLSAQWEHTVVKTKDGIDILTLPR, encoded by the coding sequence ATGGCTAAGATCAAAGTAAAATCCGCAAAAGAAATCGAACTGATCCGCGATGCCGGCGCTCTCGCTGCCGAAACGCTGATCCGTGCGGGCGAAATGTGCAAGCCCGGCGTCTCCACGCTCGAAATCGATGAATTCATCGGCGACTACACTCGCCAGCACAAGGGCATCTCCGCATGCATGGGCTACCACGGTTACCCGCGTTATGCCTGCATCAGCATCAACGAAGTTGTCTGCCACGGCATCCCGAACGCAAACACCATCCTCAAGGATGGCGACATCGTGAACATCGACATCACGACAATCCTCTCCGGCTACCACGGTGATACCTCCGCCATGTTCTGCGTCGGCAAAGTTTCTGACATTGCCCGCGAACTCGTGGACACGGCCAAGTTCTGCATGGAAGAAGGCATCCGCGCTGCAGGCGAAAGAGGCGCCCACTGGAACGACATCGGCTGCGCCATTCAGGACATCGCCGACGAACACGGCTTTAGCGTTGTCGAAGACTACTGCGGTCACGGCATCGGTCGCGGCTTCCACGAAGAACCGACCGTCTACCACTTCCGCAACTACGAACGTTGCCCGTTCATCGAAGTTGGTAACGTGTTCACTGTCGAACCGATGCTCAACGTCGGTCGCCCGGGAACGAAGACTCTCGCTGACGGTTGGACCGCAGTGACCCGTGACGGCTCTCTCAGTGCCCAGTGGGAACACACCGTCGTCAAAACCAAGGATGGCATCGACATCCTGACGCTTCCGCGATAG